One window of the Candidatus Binataceae bacterium genome contains the following:
- the cobU gene encoding bifunctional adenosylcobinamide kinase/adenosylcobinamide-phosphate guanylyltransferase, translated as MAKITLLTGGARSGKSTRALEIADAAGAGRRFFIASGEALDDEMAVRIARHKENRSKEFETIEAPLKVAEAIASLDVPAAIAIFDCLTLWVSNLMGSGASDAEILGEADRLAKTLTAAPFPVVVVTDEVGMGIVPDNAMSRRYRDLLGWTNQKIAAAADQVILMVAGCSLRVK; from the coding sequence ATGGCGAAAATCACACTGCTCACGGGCGGCGCACGCAGCGGCAAAAGCACGCGCGCTCTCGAGATCGCGGACGCCGCCGGCGCGGGTCGCCGCTTCTTTATCGCATCCGGCGAAGCGCTCGACGACGAGATGGCCGTGCGCATCGCGCGGCACAAGGAAAACCGCTCGAAGGAATTCGAAACCATCGAGGCGCCGCTCAAGGTCGCCGAAGCGATCGCATCGCTCGATGTTCCCGCCGCGATCGCGATTTTCGACTGCCTGACCTTGTGGGTTTCAAACTTGATGGGCAGCGGCGCAAGCGACGCGGAAATCCTGGGCGAAGCAGATCGACTCGCGAAGACGCTCACGGCTGCGCCGTTTCCAGTCGTGGTCGTCACCGACGAAGTCGGGATGGGGATCGTGCCCGACAACGCGATGAGCCGGCGCTATCGCGATCTGCTCGGATGGACGAATCAGAAAATCGCGGCCGCGGCCGACCAAGTGATCCTGATGGTCGCGGGTTGTTCGCTAAGAGTTAAGTAG
- the cobS gene encoding adenosylcobinamide-GDP ribazoletransferase has product MNDEDSHAGTTAPPGAGFRQEFQLALSFLTIVPVLDERRAAEETVAASFAWFPLVGFVLGAALCVEDRFLAIRLGQTLRSVLDVLSLTLITGAIHLDALADTADALGARGDRTRALEILRDSRIGSFGAIALIFDLTLKFLALATLAGWRRYAALFFVPGLARWAMISVASGIDYVRPGGAGTSLVGSRSTRRSFIAGLTVAIALALVLSERTIAATFAAMIVPMLMRAFYRSWLGGVTGDLIGACGELVEVLALIVMAA; this is encoded by the coding sequence ATGAACGACGAAGACTCGCATGCCGGCACGACAGCTCCGCCGGGGGCCGGCTTCCGCCAAGAGTTCCAGCTTGCTCTCAGCTTCCTGACAATAGTTCCGGTCCTCGACGAAAGGCGCGCTGCCGAGGAAACCGTTGCCGCGTCCTTCGCGTGGTTTCCGCTGGTGGGTTTTGTGCTCGGCGCCGCGCTCTGTGTCGAGGATCGCTTTCTCGCGATTCGTCTGGGGCAGACACTGCGGTCGGTGCTCGATGTGCTCTCGCTCACGCTCATCACCGGCGCGATTCATCTCGATGCGCTCGCAGACACGGCGGACGCGCTCGGCGCGCGAGGCGATCGCACGCGCGCGCTCGAAATTTTGCGCGACAGCAGGATCGGCAGCTTCGGCGCGATCGCGCTGATCTTCGATCTTACGCTGAAGTTCCTCGCGCTGGCGACACTCGCCGGATGGCGCCGGTATGCGGCGCTTTTTTTCGTGCCGGGTCTCGCGCGCTGGGCGATGATCTCGGTCGCGTCGGGAATCGATTACGTCAGACCCGGCGGCGCAGGCACTTCGCTCGTTGGCTCGCGGAGCACGCGCCGTTCTTTTATCGCGGGGCTGACAGTGGCGATCGCACTGGCACTGGTGCTTTCCGAGCGCACGATCGCGGCGACCTTTGCGGCGATGATCGTGCCGATGCTGATGCGGGCGTTCTATCGAAGCTGGCTCGGCGGCGTGACGGGCGATCTGATCGGCGCATGCGGCGAACTGGTCGAAGTGCTTGCGCTGATCGTGATGGCGGCGTGA